From Denitrovibrio acetiphilus DSM 12809, the proteins below share one genomic window:
- a CDS encoding HNH endonuclease, whose protein sequence is MARINFRMIRASYLLSKKVYNKKITPAKAAERLHDEFKMKESSAYEFYYALRHMLRGERLPKLLSCSATDFFLQSIYEDFGSVYYNNAINSVRKGIEYQVKKGTGVYTALKKVLKSHADKFKAQHVYYYPDEISDSQKIYEGAKTTVTVNIYERDHDARTKCLESQGCTCSVCGFNFEQAYGLMGIDFIHTHHITPPSEIDKNYIPDPAKDLVPLCPNCHAMIHRKSPPYTIEQLRAKLRRKVK, encoded by the coding sequence ATGGCAAGAATAAATTTCAGAATGATCAGAGCAAGCTATCTGCTGTCAAAAAAAGTATATAATAAGAAAATAACACCTGCTAAAGCAGCAGAGAGACTTCACGACGAATTCAAAATGAAAGAGAGCTCTGCGTACGAGTTCTATTACGCTCTCAGGCATATGCTGAGGGGGGAACGCCTTCCAAAGCTTCTGAGCTGCTCTGCAACAGACTTCTTTCTTCAGAGCATATACGAGGATTTCGGCTCTGTTTACTATAACAATGCAATAAATTCTGTTCGCAAAGGTATCGAATATCAGGTTAAAAAAGGCACAGGGGTATACACTGCTCTGAAAAAGGTGCTCAAAAGCCATGCGGATAAATTCAAGGCACAACATGTATACTACTATCCGGACGAAATATCAGACAGCCAAAAGATTTACGAAGGAGCCAAAACCACTGTCACAGTAAACATCTATGAACGTGACCATGATGCAAGGACAAAATGTCTGGAATCACAGGGGTGCACCTGCTCGGTCTGCGGGTTCAACTTTGAACAGGCTTACGGACTCATGGGGATAGATTTCATACACACACACCATATAACACCACCCTCAGAGATTGACAAAAACTACATCCCGGATCCCGCAAAAGACCTTGTCCCTCTCTGCCCGAACTGCCATGCAATGATCCACAGAAAGTCACCGCCTTATACCATAGAACAGCTCAGGGCAAAGCTTCGCAGGAAAGTTAAATAA
- a CDS encoding thiazole synthase: MFNNELVIDGRKFRSRLMVGTGKFSNSDTMAKAIEASGAEIVTVAMRRVDINNPADDILKHIKPDKYLLLPNTSGARDAEEAVRLARIARAAGCEPWIKLEVTPDPYYLLPDPIETFKAAEILVKEGFKVLPYINADPVLCKRLEEIGTVTVMPLGAPIGSNKGIKTTDNLRIIIEQAKIPVVVDAGIGAPSHAALAIEMGADSVLVNTAIATARNPVRMAEAFRLGVDAAVAARDAGMPGQRDKAEASSPLTGFLRN; this comes from the coding sequence ATGTTTAACAATGAACTTGTAATTGACGGAAGGAAATTCAGAAGCAGACTGATGGTAGGTACAGGAAAATTCTCTAACTCGGACACAATGGCGAAAGCCATCGAGGCTTCCGGTGCAGAAATTGTCACAGTTGCCATGCGCAGAGTTGACATCAATAATCCCGCAGACGATATATTAAAACACATCAAGCCTGATAAATATCTTCTTTTACCAAACACTTCAGGAGCACGCGACGCAGAAGAAGCAGTTCGCCTTGCCCGTATCGCAAGAGCCGCAGGGTGCGAGCCGTGGATAAAACTTGAGGTCACACCAGACCCGTATTATCTTCTGCCAGACCCCATTGAAACATTTAAAGCAGCTGAGATACTAGTAAAGGAAGGCTTCAAAGTCCTCCCCTATATCAATGCCGACCCTGTCCTCTGCAAAAGGCTTGAGGAGATCGGTACTGTCACCGTAATGCCGCTAGGAGCCCCCATAGGGAGCAACAAAGGGATAAAAACCACCGACAACCTGCGTATAATAATAGAGCAGGCTAAGATACCTGTTGTAGTTGATGCCGGTATCGGAGCACCTTCCCACGCAGCTCTTGCAATAGAGATGGGCGCAGATTCCGTGCTGGTAAACACAGCGATAGCAACAGCTAGGAACCCTGTCAGAATGGCAGAGGCTTTCAGACTGGGTGTTGATGCGGCAGTAGCTGCCAGAGACGCAGGAATGCCCGGACAAAGAGACAAAGCAGAAGCGTCAAGCCCGCTCACAGGCTTTTTGAGGAATTAA
- the thiH gene encoding 2-iminoacetate synthase ThiH, whose protein sequence is MFKDVLAKYDFEDTRKFIHSRTERDVELALGADKVDEAHFAALLSPAAVKYLEPMAAEAHSITKRRFGNTIKIYAPLYLSNECTNSCKYCGFNHKNDIPRIILSDEQIKQETDIIHNMGIRHILLVTGESPKKVGTDYLINSVNIMKDKFNSVCIEVYPMSVEDYSLMYSHGVDGLTMFQETYNRTKYADVHPAGMKRDFEWRLGGPERGAEAGFRTIGLGALMGLEEFRTDQFFLGLHAHYLIKNYWKTHISISFPRIRKASGNFQVHEIVDDVSYVQMTLAHRLFQHDLGINISTRESAEFRNNLLPLGVTQMSAGSKTEPGGYSNENEGKQFEVEDKRSVEEFCNMIRSKGYDPVMKDWDRSFLSGE, encoded by the coding sequence ATGTTTAAAGATGTTTTGGCAAAATACGATTTTGAAGATACACGAAAATTTATACATTCGAGAACCGAACGTGATGTTGAACTAGCACTGGGGGCAGACAAAGTTGATGAAGCCCATTTCGCGGCTCTCCTTTCTCCGGCGGCTGTGAAATACCTCGAGCCTATGGCAGCAGAAGCACACAGCATCACCAAAAGAAGGTTTGGGAACACTATAAAAATATATGCTCCGCTCTACCTTTCCAACGAATGCACTAATTCATGTAAATACTGCGGGTTTAATCATAAAAATGATATCCCCAGAATTATCCTAAGTGATGAACAGATAAAGCAGGAGACAGATATCATCCACAACATGGGCATCCGCCACATTCTGCTTGTCACAGGCGAATCACCGAAAAAAGTCGGCACAGATTACCTGATTAATTCAGTAAATATCATGAAAGATAAATTCAACTCTGTATGCATAGAGGTTTACCCTATGTCTGTAGAAGATTACTCGCTTATGTACAGCCACGGGGTTGACGGGCTGACGATGTTTCAGGAGACATACAACCGCACAAAATATGCCGATGTGCATCCGGCAGGGATGAAGCGTGATTTTGAATGGCGGCTGGGCGGTCCTGAAAGAGGAGCAGAAGCTGGTTTCCGCACTATCGGACTCGGCGCTCTCATGGGACTCGAAGAATTCAGAACAGACCAGTTCTTCCTCGGGCTCCACGCACATTACCTTATAAAGAATTACTGGAAAACACACATATCGATTTCGTTCCCGAGAATACGCAAAGCATCTGGCAATTTTCAGGTGCATGAAATAGTCGATGATGTCAGCTACGTTCAGATGACACTGGCACACAGACTTTTCCAGCACGATCTAGGAATTAATATCTCAACAAGAGAATCTGCGGAATTCCGTAATAACCTTCTACCTCTCGGCGTAACCCAGATGAGTGCAGGATCAAAAACTGAACCTGGCGGATATTCAAACGAAAATGAAGGGAAGCAATTCGAGGTTGAAGACAAAAGGAGTGTCGAAGAATTCTGTAATATGATACGCTCTAAGGGATATGATCCGGTCATGAAGGACTGGGACAGATCGTTCTTATCAGGAGAGTAA
- a CDS encoding MGMT family protein → MWAHVRNISGLDIYVSYDEDKIYEITSHKPSQEISENIPAKYAYIAEYLRDHTKKSVITEALKDFDLKWTTSFQSRVYKALASIPCGELVSYAHLAELAGSPGACRAVGSVMSKNRFIIALPCHRVVASGRKIGGFSSGLDTKRQLLRAEGIYDI, encoded by the coding sequence ATGTGGGCACATGTCAGGAACATTTCCGGTCTGGACATATACGTGTCATATGACGAAGATAAAATATATGAGATAACGTCACACAAGCCTTCGCAGGAAATATCAGAAAATATCCCCGCGAAATATGCTTATATAGCCGAATATCTCAGAGATCATACAAAGAAATCTGTAATAACCGAAGCATTAAAGGATTTCGACCTGAAGTGGACTACATCGTTTCAGTCCAGAGTTTATAAAGCACTTGCCAGCATCCCATGCGGAGAACTGGTAAGCTATGCACACCTCGCCGAACTGGCAGGAAGTCCCGGAGCATGCAGGGCAGTCGGAAGCGTGATGTCCAAAAACAGATTTATCATTGCTCTGCCTTGCCACAGAGTGGTCGCATCAGGGAGGAAAATAGGCGGTTTCTCCAGCGGACTGGACACAAAAAGACAGCTGCTCAGAGCGGAGGGCATATATGACATTTGA
- the mtnA gene encoding S-methyl-5-thioribose-1-phosphate isomerase, producing the protein MTFDSLPDTLRWENNRFFIIDQTVLPENFIEIELQTRDEIYAAIRHLKVRGAPAIGIAGAYGLCVCAQAHIDKPYSAFVSEVQQDAHYLSSARPTAVNLCWAIKRMIRKIHSSRSKDTAKVYESMVNEASKIHKEDLALCEAIGRHGKNLITKGCGILTHCNAGSLAASKLGTATAPMYMAAAEGVSFRVYTDETRPLCQGSRLTAWELQRAGLDVTLICDDMAASTMSKGLINLVIVGTDRVAANGDVANKIGTLGVAIMAKFYGIPFYVACPSTTFDPATETGKDIVIEQREASEVCHFGDKRTAPENIKVLNPAFDITPKELVTGIITEKGIIMPPYDKNLKQLGVK; encoded by the coding sequence ATGACATTTGATTCTTTACCTGATACCCTCAGATGGGAAAATAACAGATTTTTTATAATTGACCAGACAGTTTTGCCTGAAAACTTCATAGAAATCGAGCTCCAGACAAGAGACGAGATTTATGCAGCAATCAGACACCTTAAAGTACGCGGTGCGCCAGCAATAGGCATAGCAGGAGCTTATGGGCTGTGCGTATGTGCTCAGGCTCATATAGATAAACCATACAGTGCTTTTGTTTCTGAGGTTCAGCAGGATGCGCATTACCTCAGCAGTGCACGCCCGACAGCAGTAAACCTGTGCTGGGCGATCAAAAGAATGATACGCAAAATACACTCAAGCAGATCAAAAGACACTGCAAAAGTTTACGAATCAATGGTAAACGAAGCCAGTAAAATCCATAAAGAAGACCTTGCTCTCTGCGAAGCAATAGGCAGACATGGCAAAAACCTCATCACAAAAGGGTGCGGAATACTAACCCACTGCAACGCCGGGTCTCTTGCAGCGTCTAAGCTGGGAACGGCAACAGCACCTATGTATATGGCTGCTGCTGAAGGGGTTAGCTTCAGAGTATACACAGATGAAACCAGACCTCTCTGTCAGGGCTCCAGACTCACAGCATGGGAACTTCAACGGGCAGGACTAGACGTCACCCTCATCTGTGACGATATGGCTGCCAGCACTATGTCAAAAGGACTCATTAATCTGGTTATAGTCGGCACAGACAGAGTCGCAGCAAACGGTGATGTAGCAAACAAAATCGGCACGCTGGGTGTTGCAATTATGGCAAAGTTTTACGGGATACCGTTCTATGTTGCCTGTCCTTCTACCACGTTTGACCCTGCTACGGAGACAGGGAAAGACATCGTTATTGAACAACGGGAAGCATCGGAAGTATGTCATTTCGGAGATAAACGAACCGCTCCCGAAAATATAAAAGTGCTAAACCCTGCTTTTGATATCACTCCCAAAGAGCTTGTTACAGGCATTATTACAGAGAAAGGCATTATCATGCCTCCTTATGATAAAAATCTAAAACAGCTTGGTGTAAAATGA
- a CDS encoding aspartate/glutamate racemase family protein has protein sequence MKTIGLIGGMSWESTALYYKIINEEINKRLGRLHSAKIVLYSVDFDEIERNMSKERWDQTALILNGAATKLMSAGANCIMLCTNTMHKNAPDVRRSVSIPFLHIAEATAAEINIAGYKKAALLGTRFTMEEDFLKKEFNSKGIEIITPDRDDMKLVDKIIFSELVKGIVKDESRDMLLQILDNLHEQGAQCAILGCTELGIILNEADAPLPLFDTVYCHAMAAVDFALNK, from the coding sequence ATGAAAACTATCGGACTAATAGGCGGGATGAGCTGGGAATCAACTGCTCTTTACTATAAAATAATCAATGAAGAGATTAACAAACGCTTAGGCAGGCTTCACTCTGCCAAAATTGTACTTTACTCTGTAGATTTTGACGAGATAGAGCGAAATATGTCTAAAGAAAGGTGGGACCAGACAGCGCTGATCCTTAACGGAGCAGCCACAAAGCTTATGAGTGCCGGGGCAAACTGCATTATGCTCTGCACAAACACTATGCACAAGAACGCTCCTGATGTACGCAGATCAGTATCCATCCCCTTTCTCCACATAGCAGAAGCCACCGCAGCCGAGATAAACATTGCCGGATACAAAAAGGCGGCACTCCTTGGCACCAGATTCACGATGGAAGAGGACTTTCTTAAAAAGGAGTTTAACTCCAAAGGGATAGAAATCATTACACCGGACAGGGACGATATGAAATTAGTGGATAAAATCATCTTCAGTGAGCTTGTAAAAGGCATAGTTAAAGATGAATCACGGGATATGCTTCTCCAGATATTAGACAATCTCCACGAACAGGGCGCACAATGTGCCATACTCGGCTGTACCGAACTTGGCATAATCCTTAATGAAGCGGATGCACCTCTCCCGCTGTTTGACACCGTCTACTGCCACGCCATGGCCGCCGTGGACTTTGCCCTAAACAAATAG